The Rhizorhabdus wittichii RW1 genome segment AGGTCGCGGCCAAGGATCTGCCCAAGGGGCCCGACGGCGCGATCGACTTCGATGAGATCGTGCAAGGCGCCGCCGGTAATGCCAGCGTCAAGAGTGGCGAGGCGCCGCAATTCATCGTCTTTGCCAGCCTCTCGATGCCGCCGCAGTCCCTGAAGCCGCTTATCCGCGATACGGCGCGCGCGGGCGGCGTCGTGGTGTTCCGCGGCTTTCCGAACAACAGCATGAAGGAGTTTGCGACCCGGCTCGGGCAGATCGTCGAGCGCCAGGACGAATTCGCCAATGTCGGCATCGATCCGCGACTGTTCCGAGCCTTCAATGTGCAGGCGGTCCCGACCTATGTTGCCGTGTCGTCCGATTTCGACCTGTGCGCCGGCTTTTCCTGCCAGACAAAGGTGCCGCCCTATGACCGCATGACGGGCAATGTCACCGTGGAATATGCGCTCAGCAGCTTTGCCGACGGCTATGGTCCGGGCGCCCGGGTCGCCGCCGTTGGCCTCTCAAATATGCGGATGCAGCGCTGATGCGCCTCGCGCTCGCAATCAGTCTCGCGGTCCTGGCCGGGGCCAGCTTCCCCGCGCAGGCGCAGACCACGCTGGAGGAAGCGCGCGAGCAGGGAAAGGCGATGGGAGCCGCGGCCAAGGCCAATCCGGTCCTGGTGCCCAGCGACAACGCGCAGGCGGAAGCCGTGCCGGGGTTCTCTGGGACGACCCTCCCGCAGGGCAGCTATTTCGATGATCCGGACAAGCTGATCAACGATGCACAAGCGCTCAAGTCGAGCAGCGAGCAGTACCAGATCACGACCGACAGCAGCCATGTGCGCCCGACCTTCAGCAATGCCGAGATCCTCTCGACGACTAATCGAGCGACCACCATTGAGGAGGATCCCTCCACCTATCTGGCGGGCGAGGCTTACGGCGGGACGAGCGGAAGCTGCACCGCGCTTCCGCCTGGATCGGGCACGAGCGGCTATTATGAGGCGAGTTGCAACGCGGGCGCCAAGGTAACGACCAACGCCCGCAGTTGCACCGTCAACCTGGATGTGCGCACCGAGAAGCGCACGATCTACACTTATTATGCGGGACGTTTGAGTTTCCTGCCGAGCGATGGCGGCCCCTATCCGGCCCGTGCCGCGTTCGACGATGAAATCGCTTCGGGAGTCTGCTGGGAAAGCCGACCCATCGACTATTGCGACAATATGGCTGCCTATGGCTATACGGCGGCCGACACCTGCAAGAGCCTGGGTCACACGGCCGTCGAGGTGAAGTGCAGCGCTGAAGCGCAAGGGATTACGCAAGGCGCCTATCACCCCGGCACGGTGATTTCGACCGGCAACTACTGGCTGACCAGGCAGGAGGAACCGGCGGTTCCCGTCATCACCCGCAACGAGGGTTTCTGCGCGGCCTATACCGGCGACAGCAACTGCACGCTGGAATCGGAGATCTGCACGGCAAGCGATCCGGTTACCCGGATCGTCGATGGCGTGCCTGTCACGCAGCCGTGCTGGGCGTGGCAGCGCAGCTACCAGTGCCACACCATTTCGTCGGCCAACGACTGCTCGGAACTCGAAGCCAATGGCAGTTGCACCTATCAGCGCACCGAATGCCTGGACGAGGATCCTGACGGCGGACCCTGCAAGGTCCAGGAGAAGATCTATCGCTGCCCGACGCCGTCGGGCACCTCGGCCGACGCCCCGCAATATATCTGCGGCAACGACGTCTATTGCATCAACGGCGACTGCGAGCCGATCGAACGGCAGGCTTCGACCGAATTCAAGGACGCGCTGGTGGCGCTGCACTCGATCGACCAGGCCGGCAAGGAGTTCGACGAAACCAATTACCGGGTGTTTTCGGGCACACGCGAGACCTGCCATAAGCCGGTATTTGGCCTCATCAACTGCTGTGCCGGCAAGGTTTCGGGATTGGTGCCGGTAGCGGCGGGGGCGGCCGCTCTGGCGGGCGGGCCGGCTGCGATCGCGGCCTTCGCCACGCCGTTCCTCGTGTTGTTCGCCTGTTCTCAGGACGAGATGAGGCTCGATATCAAGGACCGGATGGGCTTTTGCCACAAACTGGGCACCTACTGCTCATCGAGTTTCCTGGGCATCTGCAAGACCAAGCGCACGGCCTATTGCTGCTTTGAAAGCAAGCTTTCGCGGATCCTGCAGGAGCAGGGCCGGGTGCAGTTGGGAAAGCCCTGGGGGGCGCCCAAGAAGGAGCAGTGCCAGGGTTTCACGATCGAGGAATTCGCCTCGCTCGACCTTTCGGTGATGGATTTCACCGAAATCTATTCGGACTTCCTGGATGCAGCAAAGCTTCCCGACGAAGTCCAGACGATGACGGACATTCAGTCGAAGATACAGGATTACTATGATCTCCACGGCAAATGATCCGGGGCTACCCCGCGATGCCGGGGACGAAAGCGCGATGACGGTTCTCGAGCTGTCGATCTTCGTCTGCGCCTTCCGCGCCCGCACCCCCATCCGAGCAACCGAGATTTTCGCGGTCATGAATGGCTGGTTCGGCGAGATGCCCGCCGATCAGGTCGCGCTGCTGGTCCCCGGAATGGTGAGCCGTGGCTGGCTGACGCCGGTCGGCGGGGCCGTGAAGGCGAGCGAGCAGGGCCGCCGCGCTGCGCGGCCGCTCGTGGAGGGAATTATCCGGATGCTCGATCAAGGCACCCGGCTCATCGACGTGGCGCTGATGATGTCGGTGCTGCGCCTTACCAGGGGAGAATTGGACAATGGCCCTGCCGATACTTGATCCCGTCATCTTCGCCTTGGTGCTGACGCTGACGGGCCCAGGCGCACAGCCGCCGCCCGAGCCTGCGACGGCGAGAAGTTCGCCGTGCCGCGCAGCGAAGGACACCGACCCGTCCGATTGCTGCGTCCACCCCCCGGCGCTCGACCCGTCGGCCGCCCGCCCTTCCGCGCCTCACTTTGCCGCTGCGCCACAGCCGCAGGAAAGGATCCCGAGCCATGTCGAAGTTCACTAGGATTTGCGCAGTGGTTCTGGCGCTGATGCCCATGGCTGTTGACGCGCAGGAGGCAGGGGCAGGCCGCGACACGATCGACGGGCAATCGCCCGACGACTTCTATTGTGGCGAGCGCCGCCTGGGGCAATGGTTCTATTGCTCGAAACCCAAGCCGCGCGAGACCCGCCCAGCGTCGCCGCAGGCGCCCGAGCCCTCGGCTGCCGAACGCATGGCCGCGATTGCGAAGGAGCTCGATGAGCTCAAGGCCCGCGCGATCCTTGACCCCTCCGAAGAGAATGTCATCGCCTATGTGCGCTTCCAGCGCGAGCAGCTCGACCGGGCCTCGACTTTCGCCGATACGTGGCAGCGCGCTCTCTGGCAGCATCCCGACATCGACTACACGCTGCAGCGTCCGGTTTCGACGGTCGGCAAACGGGCCTGGCTCGACAATCGCAAGGCGGATCGGGATGCTGTCCTGACGAGCCTCGGCCAGCGCTACGGGCTTTTCTATTTCTATGCGCAAAGCTGCGGCGCCTGCGAGCTCTTCGCGCCGATCCTGCGCTCGGTCGCCGACAGCCATCGGATGGCGGTCATGGCGGTCTCGATGGATGGTGGCCCGAACAAGGAATTTCCCAACTATGTCGTCGACACGGGCCAGCGTGCCCGCATGGGACTGACCGGCAACGAGACGCCGGCGCTGGTCCTGTTCGACACCCAGACGAAGCGGACGATCCCGGTCGGGTACGGCATCCTCAGCGCCGATGAGATCATGGACCGGATCTTCATGCTCACCAACACCAAGGTGGGGAGTGACTACTGATGGCACGCAAGAGTTCCGGACGGGCACGGGCGGCGATCCGGCGCCTCGCTCATGGCGCCGCCATATTGGCGGCATCGCATTTCGCGCTGGTGGGCGTTGCCCATGCCGATGTCGCGGGCCAGATGAACAGCTTCTTCAACGACGCGGGCGGTGCGGCCAATGTGACGGGCCCAAGCGCCTTCCAGGGCCAGTCGGCCGGCTACTATTCGATGGGCAACGTCTGGACGCGCTTCCCGCAGAAATCGGTGTCGCCGTTCAACCTGCAGTTGCCCAGTGCCCGGGCGGGCTGCGGCGGCATCGACCTCTTTTCCGGGTCCTTCTCCTTCATCAATGCCTCCGAGATCGTGGCGATGCTCAAGGCCACCGCCAACAACGCACTTGGCTTTGCCTTCAAGCTCGCGATTGATTCCGTATCTCCGGAAATCGGCAAGGTGATGGACGAGTTCAGCCAGAAGGCGCAGCTCCTCAACCAGATGAACATCTCGAGCTGCGAGACCGCGCAGGCGCTGGTTGGCGGCATCTGGCCGCAGATGGACACCACCCGCTCGACCATCTGCGAAGCCATCGGCAACAGCCAGGGCATATTCTCGGACTGGGCCGCCTCACGGCAGGGCTGCAACAACGGCAACCAGCGCGATAACACGATCGCCGGAAACAGCGATGCGTCGATGAAGGACCAGCTTGTCGGCGAGCCGCATAACTATACCTGGGAGGCCTTGAAGAAGGCAGGCAAGTTCGGCGCGTTCGACCAGAGCTTCTCCGAATTCATCATGACCCTGGTCGGCACGGTAATCACGAAGCCGTCGGACGATCCGAGTGTCGGCGGCAAGGTCGTGATGATCGGCCCGGCCGAAGACGCCGTGGTAACCGCGCTTCTGGATGGTACGGCCGATGCGCCGCCGGTGAAGCTCCTCAAATGCAACGACGAGAACTGCTACGAGGTCGGCGAGCAGACGCTGTCGGTGCCAGCATCGTCCGCGTTACGCCCGCGGATCGAAGCGCTGATCCAGTCGATGAACGACAAGATCCGCAGCGATACGCCACTCGATGCCGCGGAAAAGCAGCTTCTGAACATCGCGACGGTGCCGATTTTCAAGATCCTGAGCGTCCAGGCTTATGCGCATTACTCGCTGTCGCCCGGCGAGATCCAGGCAATGTCAGAGATCGTCGCGGTCGACCTGTTGACCGCTATGCTCGACAATATGATGGACCGGGTCGAGCAAAGCCAGGTTCATTACCAGACCTTCGACCAGGCTACCGCGGCCCAGTGGAAGGCGCAGATCGCCGCTGCCCGCGCTAAATACGCGCAGCGCGACGTCAAGCTCAACAACAAGCTGCAGGTCACGATGCAGCTCATCAACCGCAGCATGATGCTCGAGTCCACCCTGCAGAATTCGATGACGCCGGGCATGGCTTCGGCGCTGACCTTCTCGCGCGGGCTGAGCTCGCAGGGGCTGAACTGAAGCCGGGGAACAGGCGATGCTAGAGGTCTTCACGGTCGGTGGCGGCGAATATCTGGTCAACACCTTCAATGCTGTAGCGGCCTGGTCAGGGGGCGGGGGCTATCGCGCGCTGCTCCGGGTCGTAATGGTCATGGGCCTCATCTACTCGCTTCTCGTTGTGGCCTTCACGCTCAACTACAAAGCGTGGATGAACTGGTTCCTCCAGGCCACGGCGATCTATCTGTGCCTTATGGTGCCGACCGTCGACATCAAGGTGACAGACCGGGTAAATCCGTCGCTCGCGCCGGCAACGATAGACAATGTGCCGTTAGGGCTAGGCGTGCTGGCCAGCTTCACCACGCAGATCGGCGACTGGATGACACGCACCGCCGAGACCGTGTTCGTGATGCCCGGCGAGCTTAATTACACGACAAATGGCATGGTTTATGGCGCGCGTCTGTTCGACGCGACGCGCAACTTCGTGATCCGCGACGCCGAGTTTGCGACCAATCTCGAGAAGCATTTCAAGAACTGTGTGTTCGGCGACGTCATGCTCAACCAGAAATCGCTGACCGAGCTGTCGAAGGCGCAGGATCTGTGGGCTGCGATCGGCCCGGGTTCGGAAGCGCGCTCCCAGGAATGGTTGGAAAAGGACGGCAGCGGCGCGGTCACGAGCTATATCGTGACGTGCCGCCAGGCCTATGACGGTCTTTCGGGTCAGTGGGCCAACATGATCGAGGCCAATACCCCGATCTGGGCGAAAGAGGTCTACCCCAAGCTCAGCAACGCGCTTGCTGCCGACAAGCTGAAGCATGATGTTCCCATCGTGAACCAGGCGTTCACGGGGTCGGGAAGCAGCTACGCTGACTATATGCGGCAGAACACCGCGATCAACGCATTCATGCAGGCGCGCAACTCCATGGCGGGTGGCACGGGGGCGGCGGCAATCGACACGTTCGCGCAGACCCGTGCCGACGTACAGGCGCGCAACACCTATAATTCGATTGCGCAACAGGCGATGGCCTGGGTGCCTATCCTCAACATCGTTCTGACAGTCGTATTCTTTGCGATGTTCCCGGTCATCTTCCCGCTCTTCCTCATGCCGCAAACCGGGCTGAGCGCGCTGAAGGGCTACGCTGTCGGCTTCTTCTACCTGGCTGCCTGGGGCCCGCTTTACGTGATCCTGCACATGATCTGCATGACGCGCGCCGAGACCGCGGCGACCGGCATCGCATCGGGCGGCGTTACGCTCGGCACTTTCGCAGGCATCGGCGCCGTGAACGGTGAGACTGCGACGATCGCAGGGTTCATGCTGATGTCGGTCCCGTTCCTCGCGGCCGGACTGGCACGCGGCGCGATGTCTATCGCCGGCCAGTCCATGTCCATGCTCGCGCCCGCACAGAACGCCGCCGAAGCCGCTGCCCTCGAACAGACGACGGGCAACTATTCCTATGGGAATGTCAGCTGGGCAAATTCGACGTCCAACATGCAGCAGAGCGACCAGTGGACCAAGGCGCCGAGCTATATGGGCGGCGCGCCGATGACAAGTTGGCGCCAGGACAATGGCGCGCTGATCAATGGCTTCGGCAACGGGCAGGAGGTCTTCGATACGGGCGGCGCCATTTCACGCCTGGCGTTTACGCCAACGATGTCGTCGGGCGCCGTCGCCGAATGGCGCGAAATGGCGAACGAGGCGCACCGTCAGTCGCAGGCCTATGAAAACGCCGCAAACGACATTCTGACCTCGACCCATACCAATCGCAGCGCATTCGGAACCTCGACCGAGCGGTCGTCGGGATGGGATTCGAGCAGCGGCCGCCAGGCCAACACTTCGATCGAACAGTTCGACCGGAGAACAGGAAGCAGTTCTCAGGGGCTGGAAGACCGATCCTCGACGAGCCATTCCGAACGGGTTTCAGATAGTCATGATCGAAGTGCAGTTACTGCAGACGTCGTAACCGGCAGACTCTCGGCAGGACTGGGAGGTCCGCAAGCGGGAGGTTCGGGCACGAAGGGCGGCAATGGTGGCAGGTTTGGACGCCTCCCAGGGATCTCAGGAGACGTATCTAAGTCTGGAACGCAGCAAGAGCAGCTGCAAAGAAGCACAGGACAGACCAATTCCACCGATAGCTCCAACACCGCTTCCAGCGGGATACGCGACGAGCATTCGAACGGCACCGGCGCGAGCTCCTCGGACGGTACCTACAGTCGGAGTGGCGTGTTCAGTCGCGCCTCGCAGACTTCGTCGGCTTCGGTGAGCACTGAAGACGCTCTCTCCCGCGCGCGCTCATATCAGGAGTCCGCGCGCAAGCTGGAGGAACTGTCCCAGCAGCTGTCTCGCGACGCCAGTTGGGCCGAGAGCCATGGCATGCAACTCAGCACGAACCTCAGCCAGGACCTCGCGAACTGGTACCGTGCGCAACAGGCGGCAAATCCTGGTCTGGATGCTCCCGAAATCTGGGCGACGGACCTTTCCGAGCATCAGCGCAGTGTCCGGGATGAGATGGTCCAGCGATGGATGTCGGAAAAGCGGGAGGCGATCTACGAGGAAATCCGCGGAAGCCTGAACGAGCCGGATCTCGTCGATGTGCACCGCACCAGCGTATCGTCCGCAGCCGATGTCAGGGCGACCTATCATCCGCATGGTGCTGGCGGCATTCCGGCCGGGCCTAGTGCAGGCGATCCCGGCGCAGCAGCTGCTGTGATTTCGTCAGGCAAAGCTGCGCTAGACGGGGATCGAGCAGCCGCACAAGCGGGTAGAGCTTCCAATATGCAGGGCGCCTCCCGCATTCAGTCGGAGGTGAATGAGGGCCACAATAAGGGTTTCTTCCTGGATCCCGAGCTTCGGAAATGAGCGATGAACTACATCAAAAACCAATAGCCGAGCGCGCCCGCTGCCACTCCGTAAGCAAGCAGATAGCCAATCTTGCCCCCGAGCGTAACTTTCCCCTCTTCGTCAGTAAATGGCTCGAGGCTCGGAATCGGTTCATCAACCTTACCCGTGATGATCGGGCCACCGGTCAAACCTTGGGTGCGGATGTAGGTATCGATGTCGAACGACATAGAAATCTCCTAAGCCCCGAAAATATACCCGAAACGCCGCCACCTCTCAAGTCCTGGCGACGGACAACGAACCTTGCTTAGGCCAAATTTAACCCCGGTTGGCGACACGCTTCCTAAGGACCTCGACCTGTCGAGCAACCTCGCATTTTTGTTCTCGTGGTTCCTCGTTTCAGCGTTAGGGCTGCTGCCGCTGTTCGGCGAAACGCTCCCACGTGATCCCACACCTTCCGCGTCGGCACTGATCGTCTTTTTCGTTGCTGTTGGATCGGCCGCCGTGCTCAGGCGGCACTACAGCTGGGTTGGCCTCGTCATGCACGTCTCCAGCCAGATTTTCATGTGGCTATCCGTGTTCTGCGTTTCGCTCGCGGGCGTCCTTTATGCGGCCGGATAGAGGCAGGGCACAGGTCTTGAATCCGCGGAAAACGAAACACATTTTTCTGATCGTGGGCCGGGCTTGTCGCGCTGAACGACAGGCCGGCGCACCGGGCGTGCTCGGTGTTGCGGTTCGCTATAAGCCTCTCGCTGCGCCAGCGCGATCTGTCGTCTTAATCGATGGAGAGAGCTATGGATTCATTGTTCAATCGGACGATGCCTTCGCAGCGCAGGGCAAGCCCCATCGACCGGGGCTTCGATGCCGGCCTGCGAAACCACATGATCGGCATCTATCGCAACATGGCGCTTGGTCTTGCCCTTACCGGTCTGGTCGCGTTTGGCGTTGCGTCCACGCCGGCCTTGTACGAGCCCATCTTCGGCACGCCGCTAAAGTGGGTGGCGATCTTTGCGCCTCTGGCTTTCGTACTTCTGCTATCATTCGGCCTACATCAGATGTCGGCCGCCATGGCCCAGACAGCCTATTTCGTCTTCGCCGGCGTCATGGGCATCTCGATGGCCAGCATCTTCCTGATGTTCACGGGCGAGAGCATTGCGCTCGCCTTCTTTACGGCCGCTGCGGTGTTCGCGGCGATGAGCCTATGGGGCTATACCACCGGCGCTGACCTGTCGCGTTGGGCCCCGATCCTGATGGTGGGTCTGCTCGCTGTCGTGGCGGCCAGCATCGTCACCCTGTTTCTGGGATCCTCGACGCTGCAGATGCTGTTCTCGATTGCGGGGATCGTGGTGTTCACCGGTCTGACGGCCTGGGATACGCAGCGTCTCAGGAACGAATATTACGCCTATGCCGGGCAGGAAGAGGCGGGCAAACTCGCCATCGTTGGCGCGCTCTCGCTCTATCTCAACCTGATCAACCTGTTCCAGTTGCTGCTGACCTTCATGGGTCAGCGGCGCGGGTAAAGGAGGACGGCATGCACGACACCTCGCTCTGGCGCGGCGTCCCGCTGGTGGCGCAAAACTGGAAATGGATGATGGTTCGCGGTGTCCTGGGTCTGGCGCTGGGCATAGCGGCGCTGCTGTTCCCTGCGGGCGCACTCTTTGCCTTCACGATGCTGTTTGCCGCTTTTGCTGGCGTCGACGGCATCGCTTCGCTGATTGCCGGGATACAGGGCGCCGCGCACAAGGAGGACCGGTGGATCGCCTTGGTCCTGCGCGGCGTGCTCGGACTTGTAGCAGCCGGCCTCTTCGTAGCCTTGCCGCTGGAATTCACCGTCAGCTACGCGTTGGCGACACTGGTTCTGGTTGCGGTCTGGGCGATAGCGGTCGGCTTGCTCGAGATCGTCGCGGCGGTTCGACTGCGCAAGGAAGTCCGAGGGGAAGTGCTCCTTGCCCTTTCCGGCGCGATCACCGTCGGGCTAGGCGTCGCGATACTGGTCCTGCTCTATCTGCAGCCGATCGCCTCGATCCTGTCCGTCGCATGGCTTATCGGCGCCTGGGCCTTGCTCGGGGGCGGGCTATTGATCAGCCTTGCCTGGCGGCTGCGGGCTTCGGGACAGGGCAACAAGGGACCTGATCCAGAGGCGGTGGCGGCGTAAAAGGAAGCGTGCGGCGACCCAAGTCGAAACTTGGGTTCGCCGCATCGATCCCTAGGGTGGCGCCGCAGGCGCCTTAGACCATCGCGGCTTCGATATAGAGAACGGCATCCCTTACCGTCACGATCTTCTCGGCATCATCGTCCGGTATCTGGACGTCGAAGCCTTCCTCGATCGCCATTACGAGTTCGACGACATCCAGACTGTCCGCACCCAGATCCTCTATGAAGCGGGATTCCGGCCTCACCTTGTCGGGGTCGACACCCAATTGCTGGGCAACCAGGTTTGCAACGCGCGTAGCAATATCAGTCATGTCTGTGCCCCCCGGCCATGCTGGCGGATGCCGCACGGCATTCTCTGGTCCTTCTCTAGACGCTTGAGCCCGAACCGTCACGCAAACTCGCCGAAATCTGGGCGGCTTATAGAGGGCAGGCACTCCCAGACCCCAGACCTGCGCTTCAGACATTTGCGTCGGGATTTGACGATGAGGACGCCGTCGGCATCAGTGGCGGCGGTTGTCGCCCAGAACGATCAATTTCTCGCTGCGAAGCGCCGTTGGTCCATGCCTGGCGAAGCGATGATGGATTGGCCGGCCCCGTTCAGATCAGCCGTCGGCATGCGGTTATCGAGCACGAACGCCTGGATGACCGGCCATCGCGGACCAAACCAGGCCTGGCCGTTTTCGATACCGATCGCGGCATCGCCTTTCAGGGTCGCCGAGCAAATCACGATTTCGGGGGGCAGGAACTCGCGCTCCGTCGTTGAGAAGAAAGCGCGCACGGCTGGCATGGTCGGTTCGCGGGCGTTACCGGCGACGACGATCCCGAGCCGATTGGTGCGCAGGCGCACGAGCGTTCCTACAGGATAGATGCCAATGCTGGAAATGAAGGCATCGAGCACGTCGGGATCGAAATGGCCCTCCCATTCGAGCATTTTCGCCAAGGCATCGGACGGCGTCCAAGGGTCCTTGTAGGGGCGCCGGGAGGTTACCGCATCATAGACGTCGCACACCGCGCCCATGCGTGCATGAAGTGAGAGCTGCTCCGCGGTCAGGCCGAACGGGTAGCCGGTGCCGTCGACGCGTTCGTGATGGTGCAGACAGACATCGAGGGCGATGGGTGAGATGCCCTCGGTCATCAGCAGAAGCTCGTGCCCTTTTTGCGGATGCGCGCGGATGATCTCGAATTCGTCACTGTTCAGCGAGCCCGGCTTGTCGAGGACAGTGCCCGGAACGGACATCTTGCCGATGTCATGCATCAGGCCGGCTATGCCCAGGTCGCGCGTCAGGCTTTCCGCCAGTCCAAGTTGACGGCCAAGATTGATCATCAGCGCGCAGACCGCGACCGAATGGAGATAGGTATACTCGTTCTTGCGCTTAAGGCGGGTCACCTTGATCATGGCTGCAGCATCCCGGATCACCGATTCCGCGATCTCATCGACGATGGGTTCGACGTCGCGTAGCGCCACCGCCTTGCCCATGCGCGCCTCGCCGAACATCCGCATGATCACCCGCTTCGACCGTTGGATCGCTTCGGTGGCGCGCTGTACCTCGTCGACATCGACAATTAGCCGTCGGGGCGAGGGCGAAGGCGCGGGGAAGGAGCGCCAGTGACGCGCGGCTTCCATCCGTTTCGCGGGGGCGGGCGGCGGCGTGAGAGGGGCGGAGGGCGTTGGCGCGGTGACGCAGATCGGAGCGGCGCCTTTCTCGTCGTCGATGAAGACGGCCTTCACGCCCGACGCCCGGATTTCGCTGATATCGGCCTGGGTCAGCACAAATTTTGTGCGCCAGAAGGGGTGGAGGAGCCAAAAGCCTTCGAATCCGACCAGATACATTCCAGCTTCAATCTGATCGATGGCAATCCGGCGCTTCATGATACCTCCCCGCGAGACTTGCCCCGTGCGCGGCTAAATTCCGGTTAACTTGTCGCAGGTGGGCTCAGATTGGCGCCTTCGCGGGACCACTTGGCGCCTCGGCGCGCAAGGGCGCCTGGGTCATCGTTTCGCGCACCCGCTGGGCGAGCACCTCCATTTCAAAAGGCTTGGTGATCAGACCCATGCCTGGCTCGAGAAAGCCGGCGGCCTGCGTCGCCGTCTCCGCATAGCCCGTCATGAACAGGATCGGGAGATCGGGGCGGCAGGTCCGGCCCGCTTGGGCGACCAGGCGCCCGTTCATCCCGGGAAGCCCTATGTCGGTGAGAAGCAGGTTGATGACCTGCGACGAGTTGAGGATGTCCACGCCTTCGGGTCCATCCGCTGCCTGGAGCACATGATAGCCCAGCTCTCTAAGCTGATCGACCACCAAAGTCCGCACGATCGCTTCATCTTCCACCACGAGCACCACTTCGCCCACTTCCGCGACAGCTGTCAGGCAGGGTCCATCGGGCGCCGTCTCCGGTTCGAGCGCGGCGGCATGATAGGGGAGATAGAGGTGGAATGTCGTTCCGTCGCCCGGGGCGCTGTCGATGGCGGCATGGCCTTCGGATTGCCTTGCAAAGCCGTAGACCATGGAGAGGCCGAGACCCGTGCCCTGGCCCATGGCCTTGGTGGTGAAAAACGGTTCAAAGGCGCGCCGGACGGTTTCCGCGTCCATGCCGACCCCGGTGTCGGTAACCGCCAATCCGACATATCGCCCGGGCTTTGCGCCCTGTTCGGACAGGGGGGCCTCGAAGCTCACGTTGCGGGTCGCGATGGTCAGCGTTCCGCCGGCGGGCATCGCATCTCGCGCGTTGATCACGAGATTGAGCAGCGCATTTTCGAGTTGGTTGGGATCGCAT includes the following:
- a CDS encoding TraH family protein (PFAM: TraH family protein~KEGG: nar:Saro_2168 TraH), with translation MARKSSGRARAAIRRLAHGAAILAASHFALVGVAHADVAGQMNSFFNDAGGAANVTGPSAFQGQSAGYYSMGNVWTRFPQKSVSPFNLQLPSARAGCGGIDLFSGSFSFINASEIVAMLKATANNALGFAFKLAIDSVSPEIGKVMDEFSQKAQLLNQMNISSCETAQALVGGIWPQMDTTRSTICEAIGNSQGIFSDWAASRQGCNNGNQRDNTIAGNSDASMKDQLVGEPHNYTWEALKKAGKFGAFDQSFSEFIMTLVGTVITKPSDDPSVGGKVVMIGPAEDAVVTALLDGTADAPPVKLLKCNDENCYEVGEQTLSVPASSALRPRIEALIQSMNDKIRSDTPLDAAEKQLLNIATVPIFKILSVQAYAHYSLSPGEIQAMSEIVAVDLLTAMLDNMMDRVEQSQVHYQTFDQATAAQWKAQIAAARAKYAQRDVKLNNKLQVTMQLINRSMMLESTLQNSMTPGMASALTFSRGLSSQGLN
- a CDS encoding TraF-like protein (TIGRFAM: TraF-like protein~KEGG: eli:ELI_04295 hypothetical protein) gives rise to the protein MSKFTRICAVVLALMPMAVDAQEAGAGRDTIDGQSPDDFYCGERRLGQWFYCSKPKPRETRPASPQAPEPSAAERMAAIAKELDELKARAILDPSEENVIAYVRFQREQLDRASTFADTWQRALWQHPDIDYTLQRPVSTVGKRAWLDNRKADRDAVLTSLGQRYGLFYFYAQSCGACELFAPILRSVADSHRMAVMAVSMDGGPNKEFPNYVVDTGQRARMGLTGNETPALVLFDTQTKRTIPVGYGILSADEIMDRIFMLTNTKVGSDY
- a CDS encoding Mating pair stabilisation TraN (PFAM: Mating pair stabilisation TraN~KEGG: eli:ELI_00855 TraN), whose amino-acid sequence is MRLALAISLAVLAGASFPAQAQTTLEEAREQGKAMGAAAKANPVLVPSDNAQAEAVPGFSGTTLPQGSYFDDPDKLINDAQALKSSSEQYQITTDSSHVRPTFSNAEILSTTNRATTIEEDPSTYLAGEAYGGTSGSCTALPPGSGTSGYYEASCNAGAKVTTNARSCTVNLDVRTEKRTIYTYYAGRLSFLPSDGGPYPARAAFDDEIASGVCWESRPIDYCDNMAAYGYTAADTCKSLGHTAVEVKCSAEAQGITQGAYHPGTVISTGNYWLTRQEEPAVPVITRNEGFCAAYTGDSNCTLESEICTASDPVTRIVDGVPVTQPCWAWQRSYQCHTISSANDCSELEANGSCTYQRTECLDEDPDGGPCKVQEKIYRCPTPSGTSADAPQYICGNDVYCINGDCEPIERQASTEFKDALVALHSIDQAGKEFDETNYRVFSGTRETCHKPVFGLINCCAGKVSGLVPVAAGAAALAGGPAAIAAFATPFLVLFACSQDEMRLDIKDRMGFCHKLGTYCSSSFLGICKTKRTAYCCFESKLSRILQEQGRVQLGKPWGAPKKEQCQGFTIEEFASLDLSVMDFTEIYSDFLDAAKLPDEVQTMTDIQSKIQDYYDLHGK
- a CDS encoding Type-F conjugative transfer system pilin assembly protein TrbC (TIGRFAM: Type-F conjugative transfer system pilin assembly protein TrbC~KEGG: eli:ELI_00860 hypothetical protein), producing MRFAAWGVAALLATAGVSALLAQTVDGLDVQAIKKRSADLAADAEAFVNHVKDRGDQFREEAVAVREAGTENMRQVAAKDLPKGPDGAIDFDEIVQGAAGNASVKSGEAPQFIVFASLSMPPQSLKPLIRDTARAGGVVVFRGFPNNSMKEFATRLGQIVERQDEFANVGIDPRLFRAFNVQAVPTYVAVSSDFDLCAGFSCQTKVPPYDRMTGNVTVEYALSSFADGYGPGARVAAVGLSNMRMQR